GAAAAAAGAGGCTATGCCTCAGTTCGTTCGGGACATGGGATTGATGGTGGAAAATATTCATGTCCCTTTCAACGCATCCGGATTATTATGGTCAGAGCAGGAGTCTGAGAGAAATAAGATTATCGCAGCTCACCTGGATTGGTTGAAGGATTGTGGGGATCACCAGATCCCTGTTATGGTCATGCATTTGACAGAAGAGGGGCATCACCCGGCGCCTAATGATTATGGACTGGAAAGTATGTCGCGTCTTGTTAGGACTGCCGAGGAACTGAAAGTAACCATTGCTATAGAAAACACGCAAAGGAGCGATAATGTTCCTTATATTCTTGATAGAATGGATTCCAAGTATTTAGGGTTTTGCTTTGACAGCTCCCATTATAACTTAACGGATAAGCAGGATTTTCATTTGTTAAATAATTACGGAGAGCGGCTGGTGACCACCCATCTGTCGGATAATGACGGTGAAAAAGATCGGCATTGGCTGCCCGGCCAAGGAAAGATAGACTGGCTTAAAGTGAGTGAGAACTTCCCTTTAGATTACCGGGGGTGTTTAACCTTGGAAGCGTACCCAACTGTGCAGGAACGGGAAGATTCAGCTCTAAGCTTTTTGGAAAAGGCTTATTCCCGGGCAGCAAAAGTACGGGATTTAATCTTAGCTAAGCCTTGAATTAAGAGGATAAATTACTATTATAAATGATAACCTATGCTAATAAACCGGTGGGTTTTGGCCCACCGGTTTATTAGCATAGGTTCATACCCGTTCTTTGGAGACATCTTTCCCGATTTTATCAGAATCGTAAGGAAGGGGTATTTTCTCAGTATTGTCGGGTTTACGGGATTTGTCGTTTGTTTTTTTCGCCATGAATGCAGTTTCCCTCCTTTAGAAGATTCAAATCTAGAATCCCCTGAATGGGAAATTAAAATGCATTGAAAAATCGACTTAAACTTAGATGGAGATGAGTGAAATGTCTGCTAGATTGGAGCAGGAGAAAGCTACCCTGCAAATGATGCTCAACTTATATTGCCGGGGTCATCACCAGACTGAAGGTGAATTATGCCCTC
This Desulfosporosinus orientis DSM 765 DNA region includes the following protein-coding sequences:
- a CDS encoding sugar phosphate isomerase/epimerase family protein, which translates into the protein MEKCPLGIFSWFGYVLPFQERIRLIKEAGFRATSIWWEDEDQPWPMKKEAMPQFVRDMGLMVENIHVPFNASGLLWSEQESERNKIIAAHLDWLKDCGDHQIPVMVMHLTEEGHHPAPNDYGLESMSRLVRTAEELKVTIAIENTQRSDNVPYILDRMDSKYLGFCFDSSHYNLTDKQDFHLLNNYGERLVTTHLSDNDGEKDRHWLPGQGKIDWLKVSENFPLDYRGCLTLEAYPTVQEREDSALSFLEKAYSRAAKVRDLILAKP